ACAACTTAGTGGCAATGTTTTGTGCTGCTATGGATGCATCTTAAACATATTAGTAGTTTGCCAATGCAATATGGCTGCAATATATTGCAAATGCTCGCAACTTCTTTGGCTTACCTCGCTGCACTTTTGAAAAATGCAGCCTCTCTTCTGACTCTCCACAACCTTGAACGGCACATCTTCCTTtatggagacaccaccacgctgagtGCACAGCAGGAGCCTCCCTGTATTGACAGACAACCTGGCTAAATTTCATTCAATGTTTTCAATTTATGCATCAGCAAATGCATACCTACAAACTCTAAATTTTGTAAAATTTTACGGACATTACACCAAAGGGGAGAACAGAACAGATCTCTTTTTTAAGAGCACACTCTGAACATACAACTTTTCAAAGACACACACATGCTTTAATAACGACTAATTACATttaaacacagcacacaagcagcaacaaATTTGGCCGAGGCAAATACTAGCAAGCAACACATTATTTATTTAGTAGAGTGACTTTTTCAGTGACTTTGACATTGCCAGTTCTGCCTGCTTTGAAGACTTGTCCAAATGAACTTGCTCAAGGAAAGTACTGCTCTTGCATGCCTTCACCATCGCAAGACACCCAATATTAAGGGTACAGCTAGCAAAACATTTTTGTGAACAGTATCGacgtttgcacagcgcaaaagaaggactgaaggaagaacataACACaggcgcctgtgttgtgttcttccttaagtcctcgtcttttgcgctgtgcaaacatgtcaatattgaatcaccaactcgcccaagcttccaccttatGAAGTTTATGAACAGAACTTAGTTTTCGTAAAATGTGACCCAACATTTGCAAAATCGCAAATCTAACTCAAAGGTGTAAACTTTAAGAAAAATTTCGAAAGGTTTGCAGGCATACAAATGTACCCGAGAACTGTTCAGTGCTACAAGGACGAAGATACATGACGCAACAACATGAAACGCTAACTTCCAGCCCTTAATTTCGAAGATATCTACTGTTGGTTGGCTTGTTATTTGCCAAAAGGAGTGCTGTTGCACCCCTATACTGAATCAAAGCATTGTCATATCAGCAATTTTAGAGACCAACAAACATAATATGTGATTGGCATGGTAAACATGCGTACGAAGCTTGGCAAAGGAGTGCGAGCACTGTTTTCCTCTTATCTGATAAGCGCAACCGCACTTCCTTGAATAACATGCATGTGCGCCACCTACGAAATGACGTCATGATGTTTCATTATACGCGCGTGTGTTCAGTGCAAAAACTCGCAGGATTCCTCGAAATAAACACTGGGGAAACAGCACTGCCAAGCTTCCCGAGAAATACCACGCAACTAGTCGAAACCTCTTGGTCGCAAAACATTCTTACCGACAGTGATGCACTAAAACGCACGCGCTGAGTTTTATCAGACTCACATGCACACGATCGCAGATCCGCGAGCGCGCGTTTGCAACAGACGCGGGAGCACACGCACAGACCCAATAACAATACACGATACATCACAAACCTTTTACGCTGAGCGAGGGCCTCGTTCTCAAGGTTTTGAATGAGATGCCGAAGGCGGCTAGAGCGGACACGAATTCGTCGTACTTCTCTTGCGATTCTACGTAGCCAGTCCAAGCGTTTCCCCACTTTTGCGGGCGTTTGAGGTGCTTAAAAACGATGTAAGCTTCGGATCCCTTCGACATGGCAACTTCCGCGCCAGGTCCAGTCCAGGTGACACACAACGATGAACGTGAAGA
The nucleotide sequence above comes from Dermacentor andersoni chromosome 10, qqDerAnde1_hic_scaffold, whole genome shotgun sequence. Encoded proteins:
- the LOC126545000 gene encoding uncharacterized protein isoform X2; the protein is MSKGSEAYIVFKHLKRPQKWGNAWTGYVESQEKYDEFVSALAAFGISFKTLRTRPSLSVKGRLLLCTQRGGVSIKEDVPFKVVESQKRGCIFQKCSEEEETSELAATLTEDPESPGVRKGLCPAMMFVKQIERCPI